The following coding sequences lie in one Stenotrophomonas rhizophila genomic window:
- the hisH gene encoding imidazole glycerol phosphate synthase subunit HisH yields MTEVALIDAGGANLGSVRYALERLGVQVRLVRDAKGLQGVSRVILPGVGAAPHGMARLHAQDLVQPLRELQVPLLGICLGMQLLFEGSEEGHVECLGLMPGVVRHLHPATGIRVPHMGWNRLRPLRESALLDGVPERASAYFVHSYAAPLGEHTVAACDHGGLFAAVVQRGLHSGAQFHPERSAATGARILRNFIENEPS; encoded by the coding sequence GTGACCGAGGTTGCCCTGATCGATGCGGGCGGCGCCAACCTGGGGTCGGTGCGCTATGCACTGGAACGGCTGGGCGTGCAGGTGCGGCTGGTACGCGACGCGAAGGGCCTGCAGGGCGTGTCGCGGGTGATCCTGCCCGGCGTGGGCGCGGCCCCGCACGGCATGGCGCGCCTGCATGCGCAGGACCTGGTGCAGCCGCTGCGCGAGCTGCAGGTGCCGTTGCTGGGCATCTGCCTGGGCATGCAGCTGTTGTTCGAGGGCTCCGAAGAGGGGCACGTGGAATGCCTGGGGCTGATGCCGGGGGTGGTCCGCCACCTGCACCCGGCCACCGGCATCCGCGTGCCGCACATGGGCTGGAACCGCCTGCGGCCGCTGCGCGAGTCGGCGCTGCTGGACGGCGTGCCCGAACGTGCCAGTGCCTACTTCGTGCACAGCTATGCGGCACCGCTGGGCGAGCACACGGTGGCGGCCTGCGACCACGGCGGCCTGTTCGCCGCGGTGGTGCAGCGCGGCCTGCACAGCGGCGCCCAGTTCCATCCGGAGCGTTCGGCCGCCACCGGCGCCCGGATCCTGCGCAACTTCATCGAGAACGAACCGTCATGA
- the hisB gene encoding bifunctional histidinol-phosphatase/imidazoleglycerol-phosphate dehydratase HisB — protein sequence MTPILFVDRDGTLIEEPADFQIDAYEKIRFVRDVIPAMLKLRDAGYQFVIVSNQDGLGSEGYPRASFDGPNDLMLQIFASQGIVFRDVLIDGTWPHDNAPTRKPGIGMMLPYLQDRSIDWARSGMVGDRPTDIQFAENMKIRGFQLRTEQFGGQWDWNGIAHELADAPRRATVQRNTKETRIRVEVDLDRTAEPQTHTGLPFFDHMLEQIGKHGGFALSVQAEGDLHIDEHHTIEDTGLALGQALREALGDKRGIGRYGFTLPMDETLASAALDFSGRPYFVFEGEFKRERVGDMPTELVPHFFRSLCDAAGLNLHLSVRGDNDHHKVEACFKALARALRQALPRQGTALPSTKGAL from the coding sequence ATGACACCCATCCTGTTCGTGGACCGCGACGGCACGCTGATCGAAGAGCCGGCCGATTTCCAGATAGATGCTTATGAAAAGATCCGCTTCGTGCGCGATGTGATCCCGGCGATGCTCAAGCTGCGCGATGCCGGTTACCAGTTCGTGATCGTCAGCAACCAGGACGGTCTGGGCAGCGAAGGCTACCCGCGGGCCAGCTTCGACGGCCCCAACGACCTGATGCTGCAGATCTTCGCCAGCCAGGGCATCGTGTTCCGTGACGTGTTGATCGACGGCACTTGGCCGCACGACAACGCGCCCACCCGCAAGCCGGGCATCGGCATGATGCTGCCCTACCTGCAGGACCGCAGCATCGACTGGGCCCGCTCGGGCATGGTCGGCGACCGGCCCACCGACATCCAGTTCGCCGAGAACATGAAGATCCGTGGCTTCCAGCTGCGCACCGAACAGTTCGGCGGGCAGTGGGACTGGAACGGCATCGCCCACGAACTGGCCGATGCACCGCGCCGCGCCACCGTGCAGCGCAATACCAAGGAGACCAGGATCCGCGTCGAGGTCGACCTGGACCGCACCGCCGAGCCACAGACCCACACCGGTCTGCCGTTCTTCGACCACATGCTGGAGCAGATCGGCAAGCACGGCGGTTTCGCGTTGAGCGTGCAGGCCGAGGGCGACCTGCACATCGACGAACACCACACCATCGAAGACACCGGCCTGGCCCTGGGGCAGGCGCTGCGTGAAGCGCTGGGCGACAAGCGCGGCATCGGCCGCTACGGCTTCACCCTGCCGATGGATGAAACCCTGGCCAGCGCCGCCCTGGATTTCAGCGGCCGGCCGTATTTCGTGTTCGAAGGCGAGTTCAAGCGCGAGCGCGTGGGCGATATGCCCACCGAGCTGGTGCCGCACTTCTTCCGTTCGCTGTGCGACGCCGCCGGGCTCAACCTGCACCTGAGCGTGCGCGGCGACAACGACCACCACAAGGTGGAGGCGTGCTTCAAGGCACTGGCCCGCGCCCTGCGCCAGGCGCTGCCGCGCCAGGGCACCGCACTGCCCAGCACCAAGGGGGCGCTGTGA
- the hisC gene encoding histidinol-phosphate transaminase: MSAPDAVMSLVRADLQAFAGYSSARSSALVGDVWLNANESAWANPADSEGRARRYPDPQPAALRARLAELYGCATEQLLLGRGSDEAIDLLVRALCEPGRDAVLVTPPVFGMYAVCARLQNAPLLEVPLRDDGDALNADIDAVIATALAGNAKLVFLCSPSNPAGSAITLEQVERVATALQGRALVVVDEAYAEYAALPSAVTLLSRYDNVAVLRTLSKAHALAAARIGSLIAAPALIALLRRCQAPYPIPGPCAELALAGLSNSNLQLTASRVERIKTERGRLQQALAVLPGVLRVYPSQGNYLLVRFSDAQQAFDALLAAGVVVRDQRAAPQLHDALRITIGSTLENDRVLSALAARRVAA, from the coding sequence ATGAGCGCGCCGGACGCGGTGATGTCGCTGGTCCGTGCGGACCTGCAGGCCTTCGCCGGCTATTCGTCGGCGCGCAGCAGCGCGCTGGTCGGCGATGTCTGGCTCAACGCCAATGAGTCGGCCTGGGCCAACCCGGCCGACAGCGAAGGCCGGGCACGGCGCTATCCGGATCCACAGCCGGCTGCGCTGCGTGCACGCTTGGCTGAACTGTATGGCTGTGCGACCGAGCAGCTGCTGCTCGGCCGCGGCAGCGATGAGGCGATCGACCTGCTGGTGCGCGCGCTGTGCGAGCCCGGCCGCGATGCGGTGCTGGTGACCCCGCCGGTATTCGGCATGTACGCGGTGTGCGCGCGGCTGCAGAACGCGCCGCTGCTGGAGGTGCCGCTGCGCGACGACGGCGATGCGCTCAACGCCGATATCGATGCGGTGATCGCCACCGCGCTGGCCGGCAACGCCAAGCTGGTGTTCCTGTGTTCGCCCTCGAACCCGGCTGGCAGCGCGATCACGCTGGAGCAGGTGGAACGGGTGGCCACGGCGCTGCAGGGCAGGGCGCTGGTGGTGGTGGACGAGGCCTATGCCGAGTACGCCGCGCTGCCGTCGGCGGTCACGCTGCTATCGCGTTACGACAACGTGGCCGTGCTGCGCACGCTGTCCAAGGCGCACGCGCTGGCCGCCGCGCGCATCGGCAGCCTCATTGCCGCGCCGGCGCTGATCGCGCTGCTGCGCCGCTGCCAGGCGCCGTACCCGATTCCCGGCCCCTGCGCCGAGCTGGCCCTCGCTGGCCTGAGCAACAGCAACCTGCAGCTCACCGCCTCGCGCGTGGAGCGCATCAAGACCGAGCGCGGCCGCCTGCAGCAGGCACTGGCCGTGCTGCCGGGCGTGCTGCGCGTCTACCCCTCGCAGGGCAATTACCTGCTGGTGCGCTTCAGTGATGCGCAGCAGGCCTTCGATGCGCTGTTGGCGGCCGGTGTGGTGGTGCGCGACCAGCGCGCCGCGCCGCAGCTGCACGACGCCCTGCGCATCACCATCGGCAGCACCCTGGAGAACGACCGTGTGCTCAGTGCGCTGGCTGCGCGGAGGGTCGCGGCATGA
- the hisD gene encoding histidinol dehydrogenase, with translation MNVVQWSTLDASAQAQALQRPVQAVAAQTRDAVAGLIAAVRADGDVALREISLRFDGVAPESFEVSEAEFAAAERAVPDDLRQAMVEAAARIGVFHKAGMSQGYAVDTAPGVRCERVVRPIGRVGLYVPAGSAPLPSTALMLGVPAQLAGCREVVLCTPPRKDGSADPAVLVAARLTGVHRVFKLGGAQAIAAMAYGTDSVPACDKLFGPGNSFVTEAKQQVAQDGAAAIDMPAGPSEVLVIADAGANPAFVAADLLSQAEHGPDSQVLLLTDDDALLARVDAEVQAQLARLSRVAIATQALQASKLIRVDSLAQAFQISNRYAPEHLILALREPRAWLEQVEAAGSVFLGDYTPEALGDYCSGTNHVLPTAGAARAYSGVSVASFQNLISVQSATAQGIAAIGGCARTLARAEGLDAHENAVALRMQVAA, from the coding sequence ATGAATGTAGTGCAGTGGTCCACCCTGGACGCCAGCGCCCAGGCGCAGGCGCTGCAGCGCCCGGTACAGGCCGTGGCCGCGCAGACCCGGGATGCGGTCGCCGGGTTGATCGCTGCCGTGCGTGCCGACGGCGACGTTGCGCTGCGCGAGATCAGCCTGCGCTTCGATGGCGTGGCCCCCGAATCCTTTGAGGTCAGCGAAGCCGAATTCGCCGCGGCCGAACGGGCCGTTCCGGACGACCTGCGCCAGGCGATGGTTGAAGCGGCCGCACGCATCGGCGTGTTCCACAAGGCCGGCATGAGCCAGGGTTATGCGGTGGACACCGCGCCGGGCGTGCGCTGCGAGCGCGTGGTGCGGCCGATTGGCCGGGTGGGCCTGTACGTGCCGGCCGGCAGCGCCCCGCTGCCGTCCACCGCGTTGATGCTGGGCGTGCCCGCGCAATTGGCCGGGTGCCGCGAAGTGGTGCTGTGCACGCCGCCGCGCAAGGACGGCAGTGCCGACCCGGCGGTGCTGGTGGCCGCGCGCCTGACCGGCGTGCACCGCGTGTTCAAGCTGGGCGGCGCGCAGGCGATCGCGGCGATGGCCTATGGCACCGACAGCGTGCCGGCCTGCGACAAGCTGTTCGGCCCCGGCAACAGCTTCGTGACCGAAGCCAAGCAGCAGGTGGCGCAGGACGGTGCGGCGGCGATCGACATGCCGGCCGGTCCGTCCGAAGTGCTGGTGATCGCCGATGCCGGCGCCAATCCCGCGTTCGTCGCCGCCGACCTGTTGTCCCAGGCCGAGCACGGCCCCGATTCGCAGGTGTTGCTGCTCACCGACGACGATGCCCTGCTGGCGCGGGTCGACGCCGAAGTGCAGGCGCAGCTGGCGCGTCTGTCGCGCGTGGCCATCGCCACCCAGGCGCTGCAGGCCTCGAAGCTGATCCGGGTGGATTCGCTGGCCCAGGCCTTCCAGATCAGCAACCGCTATGCACCCGAGCACCTGATCCTGGCCCTGCGCGAACCCCGCGCGTGGCTGGAACAGGTCGAGGCGGCGGGCTCTGTCTTCCTCGGCGACTACACGCCCGAGGCGTTGGGCGATTACTGCAGCGGCACCAACCATGTGCTGCCCACCGCAGGCGCCGCACGCGCCTACAGCGGGGTGAGCGTGGCCAGCTTCCAGAACCTGATCAGCGTGCAGTCGGCCACCGCGCAGGGCATTGCCGCGATCGGCGGCTGCGCGCGCACGCTGGCCCGTGCCGAAGGCCTGGACGCGCACGAAAATGCGGTGGCACTGCGCATGCAGGTGGCCGCATGA
- the hisG gene encoding ATP phosphoribosyltransferase translates to MSATQNAPARDRLRIAIQKNGRLAEPARSLLTACGLSWRQSRDKLFCYGESLPVDLLLVRDDDIPGLIADGVCDFGIVGRNELDEQGAARRRIGLPDAYQALRGLNFGQCRLMLAVPDEWEWTGVEQLAGKRIATSYPAILADWLAARGVDAQVVELSGSVEIAPRLGTADLICDLVSSGATLAANQLKPVETLLESEAVLAGPVKTPDDARAGLMAMLLRRLDGVVKVQDSKLLMFRAALDRVSELTRLLPDADPLVQLPDDGGHLRLQTMCHGALTWQRLEDLERAGAQGLMVLSVERSLA, encoded by the coding sequence ATGAGTGCAACCCAGAACGCCCCGGCCCGTGACCGGCTGCGGATCGCCATCCAGAAGAACGGGCGGCTGGCCGAGCCGGCGCGCAGCCTGCTCACCGCCTGCGGACTGAGCTGGCGGCAGAGCCGCGACAAGCTGTTCTGCTACGGCGAATCGCTTCCGGTCGACCTGCTGCTGGTCCGCGACGACGACATCCCCGGGCTGATCGCCGATGGCGTCTGTGACTTCGGCATCGTCGGCCGCAACGAGCTGGACGAGCAGGGTGCCGCGCGCCGCCGGATCGGCCTGCCGGACGCCTACCAGGCGCTGCGCGGCCTGAATTTCGGGCAGTGCCGGTTGATGCTGGCGGTGCCCGACGAATGGGAATGGACCGGCGTTGAGCAGCTGGCCGGCAAGCGCATCGCCACCAGCTACCCGGCGATCCTGGCCGACTGGCTGGCCGCGCGCGGCGTGGATGCGCAGGTGGTGGAACTGTCCGGGTCGGTGGAAATCGCGCCGCGCCTGGGCACCGCCGACCTGATCTGCGACCTGGTCTCCAGCGGCGCCACCCTGGCTGCCAACCAGCTCAAGCCGGTGGAAACGCTGCTGGAAAGCGAAGCGGTGCTGGCCGGCCCGGTGAAGACCCCTGACGACGCCCGCGCCGGGCTGATGGCGATGCTGCTGCGGCGGCTGGATGGCGTGGTCAAAGTGCAGGACAGCAAGCTGCTGATGTTCCGCGCCGCGCTGGACCGTGTGTCCGAGCTGACCCGGCTGCTGCCCGATGCCGACCCGCTGGTGCAGCTGCCCGACGACGGCGGCCACCTGCGCCTGCAGACCATGTGCCACGGCGCTTTGACCTGGCAGCGGTTGGAAGATCTGGAGCGCGCAGGCGCCCAGGGCCTGATGGTATTGAGCGTGGAGCGTTCGCTGGCATGA
- a CDS encoding YerC/YecD family TrpR-related protein, producing MKLRPAPREKDAQADLACLAAAFAALSSPEQVTAFLRDLCTPAELEALSDRWKVVPLLQQGVPYREIHELTGVSVTTTGRVARSLEHGHGGYTAAIAVTATPTPPESEQESLPHECNPERPGP from the coding sequence ATGAAACTACGCCCCGCCCCCCGAGAAAAAGACGCCCAGGCCGATCTGGCCTGCCTGGCTGCGGCCTTCGCCGCGCTGTCCAGCCCCGAACAGGTCACCGCCTTCCTGCGCGACCTGTGCACCCCGGCCGAGCTGGAGGCGCTGTCGGACCGCTGGAAGGTGGTGCCGCTGCTGCAGCAGGGCGTGCCGTATCGCGAAATCCACGAACTGACCGGCGTCAGCGTGACCACCACCGGGCGCGTCGCGCGTTCGCTGGAGCATGGGCACGGCGGCTATACCGCCGCCATTGCCGTCACCGCCACGCCTACGCCCCCCGAATCCGAGCAAGAGAGCCTCCCCCATGAGTGCAACCCAGAACGCCCCGGCCCGTGA